The following are encoded together in the Poseidonibacter lekithochrous genome:
- a CDS encoding AAA family ATPase, giving the protein MSIDKNDIEKYIFDPSNPKQCKSYKLLLNIAKKNAYSFFSPAILRYIFKDDIFNKDYENELWDVPENYDELSTDKKIELFRKQLSDVELEEFISKNELNYKKFLKFDFIKLIKITHEFSFPGNEIKLSIVDELQKYIKDSVLLPESYEFNNDDEYVSHDKNFIFFSKNYYEVLQFNFTRSSIFITLEENVNNFLAHNKNNIKPIFLKKIEDIDLLLNVLQEDLKKEKQKDIEKEEITNLKSIEINDFFSIKNLRLENLEDKKEIYLVGENGDGKSLFLQALTLGLKGISEGDVFDTVKSQKDYVLRLEDTNDNIYDSKNQEYKNLFAYGANRNNNCQMKEDETGYLTLFNASLDLKNPIDWLIYLDHSEKSGKKNIISVEAAKKLLQELLNSDIKIDIFPDKVVFTEKGSVVDFIQLSAGYKGVITILTDLLARLSENQPYVKNINDFKGIVLIDEIELHLHPKWKYDLVKKLRDVFPNIQFIMTTHSPTVILGASKEAVFYKIYKDEGEVKISNQIANEGYTNNSLVSSPLFDLETITSRDYDKRISSDDYVYDKIHERVSLKIKEDINIEEDEILKLIDEELDNL; this is encoded by the coding sequence ATGTCTATTGATAAAAATGATATTGAAAAATATATTTTTGACCCTTCTAATCCAAAACAATGTAAATCATATAAATTATTATTAAATATTGCAAAAAAGAACGCATACAGCTTTTTTTCTCCAGCTATTTTGAGATATATATTTAAAGATGATATTTTTAATAAAGATTATGAAAATGAACTTTGGGATGTTCCTGAAAATTATGATGAATTATCAACTGATAAAAAGATTGAACTTTTCAGAAAACAACTTTCTGATGTTGAACTTGAAGAGTTTATATCAAAAAATGAATTAAATTATAAGAAGTTTTTAAAGTTTGATTTTATAAAACTTATTAAGATAACCCATGAATTTTCGTTTCCTGGAAATGAAATTAAATTAAGTATTGTAGATGAACTTCAAAAGTATATAAAAGATTCGGTTTTATTGCCAGAATCTTATGAATTTAATAATGATGATGAATATGTTAGTCATGATAAAAACTTCATATTTTTTTCAAAAAATTACTATGAAGTTTTACAGTTTAACTTTACTCGTTCTTCAATTTTTATTACATTAGAAGAGAATGTAAATAATTTTTTAGCTCATAATAAAAATAATATAAAACCAATTTTTCTTAAAAAAATAGAAGATATAGATTTACTCCTAAATGTACTACAAGAAGATTTAAAAAAAGAAAAACAAAAAGATATTGAAAAAGAAGAAATTACTAATTTAAAAAGTATTGAAATAAATGACTTCTTTAGTATAAAAAATCTAAGATTAGAAAATCTAGAAGATAAAAAAGAAATATATTTAGTTGGAGAAAATGGTGATGGAAAATCTTTATTTTTACAAGCTTTAACATTGGGATTGAAAGGCATTTCGGAGGGTGATGTTTTTGATACAGTAAAATCTCAAAAAGATTATGTTTTAAGGCTTGAAGATACAAATGATAATATTTATGATTCTAAAAATCAAGAATATAAAAATCTTTTTGCGTATGGTGCAAATAGAAATAATAATTGTCAAATGAAAGAAGATGAAACTGGTTACCTAACACTATTCAATGCTTCATTAGACTTAAAAAATCCTATAGATTGGTTGATTTATTTAGATCATAGTGAAAAATCTGGAAAGAAAAATATTATTTCAGTTGAAGCAGCAAAAAAACTTTTACAAGAATTATTAAATAGTGATATTAAAATTGATATTTTCCCTGATAAAGTTGTCTTTACAGAAAAAGGTTCTGTTGTTGATTTTATTCAATTATCAGCAGGATATAAAGGTGTTATTACAATATTAACTGATTTATTAGCCAGATTATCTGAAAATCAACCTTATGTTAAAAATATAAATGATTTTAAAGGAATAGTTTTAATTGATGAAATAGAACTTCATCTTCATCCAAAATGGAAATATGATTTAGTAAAAAAATTAAGAGATGTTTTCCCTAATATTCAATTTATTATGACAACTCATAGTCCTACTGTTATTTTAGGCGCATCAAAAGAAGCAGTTTTTTATAAAATATATAAAGACGAGGGTGAGGTTAAAATATCAAATCAAATTGCCAATGAAGGGTATACAAATAATTCCTTAGTATCTTCTCCTTTATTTGATTTAGAAACAATTACTTCAAGAGATTATGATAAAAGAATAAGTAGTGATGATTATGTATATGATAAAATTCATGAAAGAGTATCTTTAAAAATCAAAGAAGATATAAATATAGAAGAAGATGAAATATTAAAACTAATTGACGAAGAATTAGATAACTTATGA